In Calditrichota bacterium, a single genomic region encodes these proteins:
- a CDS encoding phosphate ABC transporter ATP-binding protein, producing MGNIKIKTKHFSFYYGSVRALCDVSMDIEANKVTALIGPSGCGKSTFLRSLNRMNDIIPGTRVEGTILLDGVDIYDRRVDVVELRRKVGMVFQKSNPFPKSIFDNVAYGLRIHGVHDPAVLAQRVEESLRDAALWDEVKDRLNKSAMDLSGGQQQRLCIARALAVRPEVILMDEPASALDPIATQKIEELIFQLKQHYTIVIVTHNMQQAARVSDYTGFFYLGELIEFGETDQIFTRPRQKRTEDYVTGRFG from the coding sequence ATGGGAAACATCAAGATCAAGACCAAGCACTTTAGCTTCTACTACGGGAGTGTGAGGGCGCTGTGCGATGTCAGCATGGACATCGAGGCGAACAAGGTCACTGCCCTCATCGGCCCCTCCGGATGCGGCAAGTCCACCTTTTTGCGCTCGCTGAATCGCATGAACGACATCATCCCCGGGACGCGCGTGGAGGGCACCATTCTCCTTGACGGCGTGGACATCTATGACCGGCGCGTGGATGTGGTGGAACTGCGGCGCAAAGTGGGGATGGTTTTTCAAAAGTCCAACCCTTTCCCCAAGTCGATTTTCGACAACGTGGCCTATGGGCTGCGTATTCACGGGGTGCACGATCCTGCGGTGTTGGCGCAGCGGGTGGAGGAGAGCCTCAGGGACGCCGCCTTGTGGGACGAGGTCAAGGACCGCTTGAACAAGTCAGCCATGGACCTTTCGGGCGGGCAACAGCAACGGTTGTGCATCGCAAGGGCCTTGGCGGTGCGCCCGGAAGTGATTTTGATGGATGAGCCTGCCTCGGCGCTCGACCCCATCGCCACGCAAAAGATCGAGGAGCTCATTTTTCAGCTGAAGCAGCACTACACCATCGTCATCGTCACCCACAACATGCAGCAGGCGGCGCGCGTCTCGGACTACACCGGTTTCTTCTACCTTGGCGAGTTGATCGAGTTCGGCGAGACGGATCAGATTTTCACGCGGCCGCGCCAGAAGAGGACCGAGGACTATGTAACCGGGCGCTTCGGATGA
- a CDS encoding 4Fe-4S binding protein: MEDPYEKLAQRLDQTPNGFPRTASGVELRLLAKLFTPEEAALAAELTLQPETAEELALRLGRDRHELRHILKEMLKKGLIDAEPGKGGFAYKLLPFVVGIYEHQNAQIDEEFAHLFEDYYRQDIHRVMTARPYVHSVIPVEQAFPWEVEVLPYEQASHYIEQARAWGVLNCICRVQKRLIGQGCRHSVDNCLVLSPRPGAFDHATAIRALSKEEALAVLAAAEQEGLVHSTSNVQEGVSYICNCCICSCGVLRGIAELGALGAVAPSSYQASVDSTLCSACGTCIERCQFGALALDGASCTVEVRRCVGCGLCVSTCPTGAIRLELRAPEDRQSPPRTEEEWRNARLAARRDSTP; this comes from the coding sequence ATGGAAGATCCCTATGAGAAGCTGGCGCAGCGCTTAGACCAGACACCCAACGGCTTCCCACGCACGGCAAGCGGTGTGGAGCTGCGCCTCTTGGCCAAGCTCTTCACACCCGAAGAAGCGGCTTTGGCAGCGGAATTGACCCTTCAGCCGGAGACAGCAGAGGAACTCGCCCTGCGCCTGGGCCGAGACCGCCATGAACTCCGCCACATACTCAAGGAGATGCTAAAGAAGGGGCTGATCGACGCGGAGCCGGGGAAAGGAGGATTCGCCTACAAGCTGCTACCCTTTGTGGTCGGCATCTACGAGCACCAGAACGCGCAGATCGACGAAGAGTTTGCACACCTTTTTGAGGACTACTACCGCCAGGACATCCATCGCGTCATGACTGCGCGGCCGTACGTGCATAGCGTCATTCCCGTGGAGCAGGCCTTTCCTTGGGAAGTTGAGGTGCTGCCATACGAGCAGGCCAGCCACTACATCGAGCAAGCGCGCGCATGGGGTGTGCTGAATTGCATCTGCCGCGTGCAAAAGCGCCTGATCGGGCAGGGGTGCCGGCACTCAGTCGACAACTGCCTTGTGCTTTCGCCGCGACCTGGAGCATTTGACCATGCCACGGCCATCCGCGCGCTGAGCAAGGAGGAGGCTCTGGCGGTGCTGGCTGCTGCCGAACAAGAAGGGCTTGTCCACTCGACTTCGAACGTGCAGGAAGGGGTGAGCTACATCTGCAACTGCTGCATCTGCTCCTGCGGGGTGCTGCGCGGCATTGCGGAGTTGGGCGCGCTCGGTGCCGTCGCTCCTTCGTCCTACCAGGCGTCTGTGGACTCCACGTTGTGCAGCGCCTGCGGCACCTGCATAGAGCGCTGCCAGTTCGGCGCCCTGGCCCTTGACGGCGCTTCCTGCACCGTGGAGGTGCGCCGCTGTGTGGGCTGTGGCCTGTGTGTGAGCACCTGCCCCACCGGCGCCATTCGCCTGGAACTTCGCGCACCGGAAGATCGGCAGTCGCCGCCGCGCACAGAGGAAGAGTGGCGGAACGCCCGCTTAGCTGCCCGGAGAGACAGCACGCCGTGA
- the phoU gene encoding phosphate signaling complex protein PhoU: MERHFHEQLQELKATLTQMATLVEGAISKAVASLIDRDKSLAEQVIAGDDAINSLEIAIDEQCLKLLALHQPMAGDLRFVTSAIKINNDLERMGDHAVNIAERAILLCEQEQLKPLIDIPRMAVLAQEMVRDSIQSFVTGDVQRARDICVRDDQVDNLDDQVFRELLTYMVEDPRTISRALHLIIISKNLERIADLSTNIAEEVIFIYQAHTIKHHIEEKRGDVRGR, translated from the coding sequence ATGGAACGGCACTTTCATGAGCAGCTCCAAGAGCTCAAGGCCACCTTAACGCAAATGGCCACGTTGGTGGAAGGAGCCATCAGCAAGGCGGTGGCGTCGTTGATCGACCGGGACAAGTCGCTCGCCGAGCAAGTCATCGCCGGCGACGACGCCATCAACAGCTTAGAGATCGCCATCGACGAGCAGTGCCTGAAGCTTTTGGCGCTGCATCAGCCCATGGCCGGTGACCTACGCTTTGTCACCTCGGCCATCAAGATCAACAACGACCTGGAGCGTATGGGCGATCACGCCGTCAATATTGCCGAGCGGGCGATTCTCCTGTGCGAGCAGGAACAGCTCAAGCCGCTCATCGACATCCCGCGCATGGCCGTGCTCGCGCAAGAGATGGTCAGGGATAGCATTCAGAGCTTTGTCACCGGCGACGTGCAGCGGGCCAGGGACATTTGCGTGCGGGATGACCAGGTGGACAACCTCGACGATCAGGTGTTTCGTGAACTCCTCACCTACATGGTGGAGGACCCCCGCACCATCTCCCGGGCGCTCCACTTGATAATCATTAGCAAGAACTTGGAGCGCATTGCCGACCTTTCCACCAACATCGCCGAAGAGGTGATTTTCATCTATCAGGCACACACCATCAAGCACCACATCGAGGAGAAACGGGGAGACGTGCGCGGGCGATAG
- a CDS encoding outer membrane beta-barrel protein — MRNVLLVIVAISFALAGRAGAQFAVGPRVVVSVPTGSMADELKSGEGVGVKAFYTLPQAQVLALRGDFDYLSYSSRPVGDFYYYAGSQRQEAFRLTVGPQLAVDVGRFRIYAAALGGLYIFQDVYAVTDAWGFGYSESKTRTKWEWNAGGGAMVDIGLGPWVDVECRYHSVKDMVSMRQDNVTTESDGEDISVHLGVVFFLR, encoded by the coding sequence ATGAGAAACGTTCTGCTTGTCATTGTGGCCATCTCTTTTGCCTTGGCCGGTAGGGCCGGGGCGCAATTCGCCGTCGGGCCGCGTGTGGTGGTCTCCGTACCCACCGGCTCAATGGCCGATGAGCTGAAAAGCGGAGAGGGAGTGGGAGTAAAGGCCTTTTACACCCTGCCCCAAGCGCAGGTGCTGGCCTTGCGCGGCGACTTTGACTATCTCTCCTACAGCTCCAGGCCCGTGGGGGACTTTTACTACTACGCGGGTTCCCAACGCCAGGAGGCCTTCCGGCTCACCGTTGGGCCACAGCTCGCGGTGGACGTCGGCAGGTTCCGCATCTACGCGGCAGCGCTGGGTGGCTTGTACATCTTCCAGGACGTATACGCAGTGACAGATGCCTGGGGCTTCGGCTACTCCGAGAGCAAGACCAGGACCAAGTGGGAGTGGAACGCCGGCGGGGGTGCCATGGTCGACATCGGCCTCGGCCCCTGGGTGGACGTCGAGTGCCGCTACCACAGCGTCAAAGACATGGTCAGCATGCGCCAGGACAACGTGACGACCGAGTCCGATGGCGAGGACATCA
- the pstA gene encoding phosphate ABC transporter permease PstA, whose amino-acid sequence MRKSWRKLSEALGFALLGVAALLVVAVLVLILYDIVAKGGKAVTWAFITQKPTKGMTAGGIWPAIVGTFWVSLVTVTVSVPLGMCAAIYLNEYARQGRLVRLIRVAIRNLSGVPSIVYGLFGLGLFVLTLNLGLSVLSAGFTLGLLTLPWTITASEEALKTVPFSYREGALALGATKWQTIRTNVLPYAVPGMLTGTILGLARAAGETAPILFTGAAFFWPFLARFPKVLTTQFMALPYHLFIMSTQHHEIAKVRPLAYGTALVLVMLIFVLNLGAVLIRYRFRRKFRRA is encoded by the coding sequence ATGAGAAAGTCGTGGAGAAAGCTCAGCGAGGCCCTGGGTTTTGCGCTGCTTGGGGTGGCCGCGCTGCTGGTGGTGGCGGTGCTGGTCCTCATCTTGTACGACATCGTGGCCAAGGGTGGCAAGGCGGTCACCTGGGCCTTTATCACTCAGAAGCCCACCAAAGGGATGACCGCCGGCGGCATCTGGCCGGCCATTGTCGGCACGTTCTGGGTGAGCTTGGTGACCGTGACCGTCTCCGTGCCGCTGGGTATGTGCGCAGCTATCTATTTGAATGAGTACGCTCGGCAGGGGCGGCTTGTGCGCCTCATCCGGGTGGCCATTCGCAACCTTTCGGGTGTGCCGTCCATCGTGTACGGACTTTTCGGCCTCGGCCTGTTCGTGCTCACGCTCAACCTTGGTCTTTCGGTCCTCTCGGCAGGATTCACCCTGGGGCTGCTGACCTTGCCCTGGACCATCACCGCCAGCGAGGAGGCGCTCAAGACCGTGCCCTTCTCCTACCGCGAAGGGGCCCTTGCTCTGGGCGCGACCAAATGGCAGACTATCCGTACCAACGTCCTGCCCTACGCAGTGCCAGGGATGCTTACGGGCACCATTCTTGGACTGGCGCGGGCTGCGGGCGAGACGGCCCCTATCCTCTTCACCGGAGCGGCCTTTTTCTGGCCCTTTCTCGCACGGTTCCCCAAGGTATTGACCACCCAGTTTATGGCCCTGCCCTACCACTTGTTCATCATGTCCACGCAGCACCACGAGATTGCCAAGGTGCGACCTCTTGCTTATGGGACGGCGCTGGTGCTGGTCATGCTCATTTTTGTCTTGAATTTGGGGGCGGTGCTCATTCGCTACCGGTTCCGCAGGAAATTCCGCCGCGCGTAG
- the pstC gene encoding phosphate ABC transporter permease subunit PstC has protein sequence MRRRFSSWRDLKENALRLFFAANGVLAIVILLGIFSLLFTESLPALKQLGVGEFFFHLRWDPTSPERASYGILAMVLSTLMVSFGALVIAVPVGVACAAFLADVAPPQLREVLKPVVEILASIPSVVVGFLGVVLVGPVIARVFRMPSGLCALNGALLLAVMALPTIVSICEDAIVSVPQEFKSASLALGATKWQTLVHVTLPSASSGIIAAVMLGMGRAIGETMTVLMATGNAAAVPRSFLDPVRTMTATIAIEMGETVQGSLHYQSLFVIGLVLFCMTFAVNVVSDLVLERFQRVRR, from the coding sequence CTGCGCAGGCGTTTTTCTTCGTGGCGCGATCTCAAGGAGAACGCGCTGCGACTTTTCTTTGCCGCCAACGGCGTGTTGGCTATCGTCATCCTCCTGGGTATCTTCTCCCTTTTGTTCACAGAAAGCCTGCCGGCGCTCAAGCAGCTTGGGGTGGGTGAATTTTTCTTCCACTTGCGTTGGGATCCCACGTCGCCCGAACGGGCCTCTTATGGGATACTGGCCATGGTGCTCAGCACGCTCATGGTGAGCTTTGGGGCCCTGGTCATCGCGGTGCCGGTGGGTGTGGCCTGCGCCGCTTTCCTTGCCGATGTGGCGCCACCCCAGCTGCGGGAGGTTTTGAAGCCGGTGGTGGAAATCTTAGCCAGCATCCCCTCGGTGGTGGTTGGCTTTCTCGGCGTGGTGCTTGTCGGCCCTGTCATAGCGCGGGTCTTCCGCATGCCCAGCGGCCTGTGCGCTCTGAACGGCGCCCTTTTGCTGGCGGTCATGGCCCTGCCGACCATCGTCAGCATCTGTGAAGACGCCATCGTGTCGGTGCCCCAGGAGTTCAAGAGCGCCTCCTTGGCGCTTGGCGCCACCAAGTGGCAGACACTGGTGCACGTGACGCTGCCCTCGGCCTCTTCTGGCATCATTGCGGCGGTAATGCTCGGCATGGGACGGGCCATCGGCGAGACGATGACCGTGCTTATGGCGACGGGCAACGCAGCAGCCGTCCCCAGGAGCTTTCTCGACCCCGTGCGCACGATGACCGCCACCATCGCCATCGAAATGGGAGAGACTGTGCAGGGGAGCTTGCATTATCAATCGCTGTTCGTCATCGGGCTGGTGCTTTTCTGCATGACCTTTGCTGTCAATGTGGTCTCAGACCTCGTGTTGGAACGCTTCCAGCGGGTGCGACGATGA